A window of Longispora fulva contains these coding sequences:
- a CDS encoding LysR family transcriptional regulator, with the protein MNLELRHLRVICAIAEAGSVTKAAAVLGLAQAALTAQLHRIEGALGGTLFDRDRRGARPTALGELVLARARVLLPAVEGLREDAARLASAAVLERYRIGAVNGPILGGLVHRLAAEQPDARITTLPAWSADELAGMVAGSRLDFTLIGVCGDASPPSSQGLEWRQIALDPVFVLVPDAHPASGWSEVELAELSDARWLATPGDGCFSDCFAAACVRAGFTPQEMYETDLAGCYDLVSAGDAVALCQPTFRVVPGVSAVPLAGVPLRWRHVLGWHPDSPAAEIAERVVAHAAAAYAEVVGRSAAYQAWLVANPGYGPSATPVV; encoded by the coding sequence ATGAACCTGGAGCTCCGGCATCTGCGGGTGATTTGCGCGATCGCCGAGGCCGGCAGCGTCACCAAGGCCGCCGCGGTGCTGGGTCTGGCCCAGGCGGCGCTCACGGCGCAGCTGCACCGGATCGAGGGCGCCCTGGGCGGGACGCTGTTCGACCGCGACCGGCGCGGCGCGCGCCCCACGGCCCTCGGCGAGCTGGTGCTCGCCCGGGCCCGGGTGCTGCTGCCGGCGGTCGAGGGGCTGCGTGAGGACGCGGCCCGGCTGGCCAGCGCCGCGGTTTTGGAGCGGTACCGGATCGGTGCCGTCAACGGCCCGATCCTCGGTGGCCTGGTGCACCGGCTGGCCGCCGAGCAGCCCGACGCGCGGATCACGACTCTGCCGGCGTGGTCGGCTGACGAGCTCGCCGGCATGGTGGCCGGCAGCAGGCTCGACTTCACGTTGATCGGGGTGTGCGGGGACGCGTCTCCGCCGAGCAGTCAGGGTCTGGAGTGGCGGCAGATCGCGTTGGATCCGGTGTTCGTGCTGGTTCCCGACGCGCATCCGGCGTCGGGCTGGTCGGAGGTGGAGCTGGCGGAGCTGTCCGACGCCCGCTGGCTGGCCACCCCGGGCGACGGCTGCTTCTCCGACTGTTTCGCCGCGGCGTGCGTGCGGGCCGGGTTCACCCCGCAGGAGATGTACGAGACGGACCTCGCCGGCTGCTATGACTTGGTGTCTGCCGGTGACGCGGTGGCGCTGTGCCAGCCGACGTTCCGGGTGGTCCCCGGGGTGTCCGCGGTGCCCTTGGCCGGCGTGCCGTTGCGGTGGCGGCACGTGCTGGGCTGGCATCCGGACTCGCCGGCCGCGGAGATCGCCGAGCGCGTGGTGGCGCACGCGGCGGCCGCGTACGCGGAGGTGGTGGGGCGCAGCGCCGCGTACCAGGCGTGGCTGGTCGCGAATCCCGGGTACGGCCCGTCGGCGACGCCAGTGGTATGA
- a CDS encoding S28 family serine protease — protein sequence MSRLWRSLLAAALLLGLVSLPRPAAAAEGDILARLKAVPGLTVVSEVPVAAPHRFFILTFRQYVDHNNPSLGTFEQRFTLLHRDTARPMVLHTSGYNVTTRAFRSEPTQLLAGNQISVEQRYFTPSIPANADWSKLNIWQAATDHHRIVSALRKIYTAKWVSTGASKGGMTSVYHRRYYPNDVDGTVAYVAPNDVVADSDAAYDRFFANVGTPECRAALDAVQVEALHRRATLEPRLEEWAAANGRTFTTVSGPDRGYEYMVNSAQWGFWQYGGLSLCAKVPATTASDDDLLSWLDDWGGLDSTTDQGLAPFTPYYYQAGTQLGYPLIQLDHLKSQQKYRFQDTPRNMVPADIPMWFQPWVMLEIDQWVQFKGSRLLFVYGQNDPWGAEPFKLGPGSKDSLSYVAQGANHGANIAKLTAEETATATAALRRWAGYTPPATLAGEHIPSLDDWDPTMDRTLNPVR from the coding sequence GTGTCTCGTCTATGGCGTTCGCTTCTCGCCGCCGCCCTGCTCCTGGGGCTGGTCAGCCTGCCCCGACCGGCCGCGGCCGCCGAGGGTGACATCCTGGCCAGGCTGAAGGCTGTTCCCGGTCTCACCGTGGTCTCCGAGGTGCCCGTCGCGGCACCGCACCGGTTCTTCATCCTGACGTTCCGGCAGTACGTCGACCACAACAATCCCTCGCTCGGGACCTTCGAGCAGCGGTTCACCCTGCTGCACCGCGACACGGCCCGTCCGATGGTGCTGCACACGTCCGGCTACAACGTGACCACCCGGGCGTTCCGCTCCGAGCCGACCCAGCTGTTGGCCGGTAACCAGATCTCCGTCGAGCAGCGGTACTTCACGCCGTCGATCCCCGCCAACGCCGACTGGTCGAAGCTGAACATCTGGCAGGCGGCCACCGACCACCACCGCATCGTCAGCGCCCTGCGGAAGATCTACACCGCGAAGTGGGTCTCCACCGGCGCGAGCAAGGGCGGGATGACGTCGGTCTACCACCGGCGCTACTACCCGAACGACGTGGACGGCACCGTGGCCTACGTGGCCCCCAACGACGTGGTGGCCGACAGCGACGCGGCGTACGACCGGTTCTTCGCCAACGTCGGCACCCCCGAGTGCCGGGCGGCCCTGGACGCCGTGCAGGTCGAGGCGCTGCACCGCCGGGCGACCCTGGAGCCGAGGCTGGAGGAGTGGGCCGCGGCGAACGGGCGCACGTTCACGACGGTCAGCGGCCCGGACCGCGGCTATGAGTACATGGTGAACAGCGCCCAGTGGGGCTTCTGGCAGTACGGCGGGCTGTCGTTGTGCGCCAAGGTGCCGGCGACCACCGCCAGCGACGACGACCTGCTGTCGTGGCTGGACGACTGGGGCGGCCTGGACTCCACCACCGACCAGGGCCTGGCCCCGTTCACGCCGTACTACTACCAGGCCGGCACCCAGCTGGGCTACCCGCTGATCCAGCTCGACCACCTCAAGAGCCAGCAGAAGTACCGGTTCCAGGACACCCCGCGCAACATGGTGCCCGCCGACATCCCGATGTGGTTCCAGCCATGGGTGATGCTGGAGATCGACCAGTGGGTGCAGTTCAAGGGCAGCCGGCTGCTGTTCGTCTACGGCCAGAACGACCCGTGGGGCGCCGAGCCGTTCAAGCTCGGCCCCGGCTCGAAGGACTCCCTGAGCTACGTCGCCCAGGGGGCCAACCACGGCGCGAACATCGCGAAGTTGACCGCCGAGGAGACGGCCACGGCCACGGCGGCCCTGCGCCGCTGGGCCGGCTACACCCCGCCGGCCACGCTGGCCGGTGAGCACATCCCGTCGCTCGACGACTGGGACCCGACGATGGACCGGACCCTGAACCCGGTCCGCTGA
- a CDS encoding tetratricopeptide repeat protein, whose product MLVSRRGETRSTTTITIRHHRIRDRAVGFTVPFSDRVRVLGPDHAHTLTTRHNLAYWQAAAGDVAQAVEGFQALLADRVRVLGPDHPDTLTTRAILARWARANQGLRRDP is encoded by the coding sequence ATGCTGGTCAGTCGGCGGGGTGAGACACGGTCAACGACGACGATCACTATCCGTCACCACAGAATTCGCGACAGAGCCGTTGGTTTTACAGTCCCCTTCTCAGACCGCGTCCGCGTCCTCGGGCCAGACCACGCCCACACCCTCACCACCCGCCACAACCTCGCCTACTGGCAGGCTGCGGCCGGAGACGTAGCCCAGGCAGTGGAAGGGTTCCAAGCGCTTCTCGCAGACCGCGTCCGCGTCCTCGGGCCAGACCACCCCGACACCCTCACCACCCGCGCGATCCTCGCTCGCTGGGCGCGGGCAAACCAGGGCCTCCGACGAGATCCGTAA
- a CDS encoding protein NO VEIN domain-containing protein, whose amino-acid sequence MNDPARPENVTNRQVEDAAVAFVLAWEAARGRTAHDTRGRGAAGDVASGSRTIEVKAYGRAARGQDLWLEVRQVEEAAGNPDFWLYVVENIRQGDPEKFRLLEIGGEALRSLLARAVERRYFTVPWPVAVYDELAREQHSP is encoded by the coding sequence TTGAACGACCCGGCTCGTCCCGAGAACGTCACCAACCGCCAGGTGGAAGACGCCGCTGTCGCCTTCGTCCTGGCCTGGGAAGCCGCGCGAGGGCGGACCGCGCACGACACCCGTGGCCGTGGTGCGGCCGGTGATGTCGCCAGCGGGTCTCGGACGATCGAGGTGAAGGCTTACGGCCGGGCCGCCCGGGGCCAGGACCTGTGGCTTGAGGTACGCCAGGTCGAGGAAGCGGCCGGCAATCCTGACTTCTGGCTCTATGTAGTTGAGAACATTCGCCAGGGCGATCCCGAGAAGTTCCGGCTGCTCGAGATCGGAGGCGAAGCGCTCCGGTCGCTGTTGGCTCGGGCGGTCGAGCGTCGGTATTTCACAGTTCCCTGGCCCGTGGCCGTCTACGACGAACTCGCCCGAGAGCAGCACTCCCCGTAG
- a CDS encoding pentapeptide repeat-containing protein, with protein MQVELAPGTQLEIPTDRSQKIAAFGGAAASLASFAAVIVAIFTLTSTSNANREQQHLQEQGQFTDRIGRAFEQLGSDKIDVRFGGIYALERITHDSPDDQPTIIEVLSAFIRQHSPHTTPAPAPQPSAAPTAQPATDIQAALTVLGRRDPTNDKKARIDLNHADLGGAELDGSYLAYAVLNGANLAGARLNHANLTGTGLNDVNLVGASLFFADLNHAYLGGADLTGAYLTKANLTGANLVTANLTGAFLNKVNFRGAILGVANLTGAFVSEANLTGANLIGADLSNANLTDADLTDAELRNANLTGANLKGVRGRVIPSPDPSTPITGHTP; from the coding sequence ATGCAGGTCGAGTTGGCGCCTGGTACGCAACTGGAGATCCCAACGGACCGCAGCCAGAAGATCGCCGCCTTCGGAGGGGCGGCAGCCTCCCTGGCCAGCTTCGCCGCCGTCATCGTCGCCATCTTCACTCTGACATCTACGAGCAACGCCAACCGCGAACAGCAACATCTTCAAGAACAAGGCCAATTCACCGACCGGATTGGACGAGCCTTCGAACAACTCGGCTCTGACAAGATCGACGTACGTTTCGGTGGCATCTACGCACTCGAACGCATCACCCACGACTCACCGGACGACCAACCCACCATCATCGAAGTCCTCAGCGCCTTCATCCGCCAGCACAGCCCCCACACGACGCCTGCCCCCGCCCCGCAACCCAGCGCCGCGCCAACTGCCCAGCCCGCCACGGACATTCAAGCGGCGCTCACCGTCCTCGGCCGCCGCGATCCCACCAATGATAAGAAGGCCCGAATCGACCTCAACCATGCAGACCTCGGCGGCGCGGAACTAGACGGCTCGTACCTGGCTTATGCAGTCCTGAACGGCGCGAACCTAGCCGGCGCGCGTCTGAACCACGCGAACTTGACCGGCACGGGTCTGAACGACGTGAACCTGGTCGGCGCGTCCTTATTTTTTGCGGACCTGAACCATGCATACCTGGGTGGTGCGGATCTAACTGGTGCGTACCTAACCAAAGCAAACTTAACCGGAGCGAACCTGGTCACCGCGAACCTAACTGGCGCGTTTCTGAATAAAGTGAACTTTCGGGGCGCGATCCTGGGCGTCGCGAACCTCACCGGTGCATTTGTGAGCGAAGCAAATCTGACCGGCGCGAACTTGATCGGCGCGGACCTTAGTAACGCGAACTTGACCGATGCAGATCTGACCGATGCAGAACTGCGCAACGCGAACTTGACCGGTGCGAACCTGAAAGGCGTCCGGGGTCGCGTGATTCCCTCCCCCGATCCTTCGACTCCGATAACTGGTCATACACCTTAG
- the hrpA gene encoding ATP-dependent RNA helicase HrpA yields the protein MGTPPETPRPADLLKRLPELMLGDQRRLGRRLDAARRDQGRLPQIAADLATAEERVARRRAAVPTITYPEALPVSQKKDDLLAAIRDHQVVIVAGETGSGKTTQLPKICLELGRGVRGLIGHTQPRRLAARTVADRIAEELGTELGGAIGFKVRFTDHVRDTTLVKLMTDGILLAELQNDRKLEQYDTLIIDEAHERSLNIDFILGYLKQLLPQRPDLKVIITSATIDPERFAAHFDDAPIIEVSGRTFPVEVRYNPIEDEDSDQTSAIADAVEELQAEGPGDILVFLSGEREIRDTADALNKLKLRGTEVLPLYARLSVAEQHRVFAPHAGRRVVLATNVAETSLTVPGIKYVIDPGTARISRYSHRLKVQRLPIEAVSQASANQRKGRCGRTSDGICIRLYSEEDFESRPEFTDPEILRTNLASVILQMTSIGLGDIAAFPFLEPPDKRNIADGVQLLEELGALDGDGLTPMGRKLAQLPVDPRLARMVIEADKHGCVSEVMVIAAALSIQDPRERPAEHQMAATEKHSRFVDKSSDFASFLALWKYLLEQQKELSSNQFRRMCRTEFLNYLRVREWQDIYSQLRQVAKTLNLPLNTAPAAAQGIHLSLLSGLLSHIGLFDAAKREYTGARGAKFSIFPGSALFKTPPRWVMSAELVETSKLWGRINAKIEPEWVEPLAPHLVKRSYSEPHWEKKQAAVMAYEKVTLYGVPIVAQRKVNYGRIAPSVARELFIRHALVEGDWNTHHAFFQENRDLLEEVEELENRARRRDILVDDETLYQFYGERVAKECVSGRHFDSWWKKTKREQPDLLSFSKAMLINEGRGALSPTDYPDVIDGMALTYQFEPGADADGVTVHVPLGRLSTLTAGIFDWQIPGLRQDLVTALIKSLPKVVRRNFVPAPDYAAAALERLTPGTEPLLDGLERELRRYSGGHQIGRADWDLSRVPDHLKITYRVLDDKGATLAEGKDLAALQQQLKPKVQQELATAGSSIERRGVRSWDLGDLPQVIQRNLGGYPVSAYPALVDAGDSVAVKVFENQAEAAAAMVVGTRRLLLLTISSPVKPVLARLSNQAKLALSRYPGGRATDMFDDCASCAVDALVEQAGGPAWTADGFAKLRDHVRGSLSDVVYNVITHVQLVLAAAHTVEGRLKAPADLGALADMRRQLSGLVFPGFVAAAGGRQVPHLPRYLKGIEQRLDKLPTNGARDKQWTASVQEVEAEYRQLVTEVPPSPELTRIRWMIEELRVSYFAQSLGTAYPVSEKRIYKAMDEL from the coding sequence ATGGGAACGCCACCGGAAACACCCCGCCCCGCCGACCTGCTGAAGCGGCTGCCCGAGCTGATGCTCGGCGACCAGCGTCGGCTGGGTCGCCGGCTCGACGCCGCCCGCCGTGACCAGGGCCGGCTCCCGCAGATCGCCGCTGACCTGGCCACGGCCGAGGAGCGGGTCGCCCGGCGTCGGGCGGCGGTGCCGACGATCACGTATCCCGAGGCGTTGCCAGTCAGCCAGAAGAAGGACGATCTGCTCGCGGCGATCCGCGATCACCAGGTGGTCATCGTGGCCGGTGAGACGGGTTCGGGGAAGACCACCCAGTTGCCGAAGATCTGTCTGGAGCTCGGCCGGGGGGTCCGGGGCCTGATCGGGCACACCCAGCCGCGCCGGTTGGCCGCGCGGACGGTCGCCGACCGGATCGCCGAGGAGTTGGGCACGGAGCTGGGCGGGGCCATCGGGTTCAAGGTCCGCTTCACCGACCATGTCCGCGACACGACCCTGGTCAAGCTGATGACGGACGGCATCCTGCTCGCGGAGTTGCAGAACGACCGCAAGCTGGAGCAGTACGACACGCTGATCATCGACGAGGCGCACGAGCGCAGCCTGAACATCGACTTCATTCTCGGGTACCTCAAACAGCTCCTGCCCCAGCGGCCGGACCTGAAGGTGATCATCACGTCGGCGACGATCGACCCGGAGCGGTTCGCGGCGCACTTCGACGACGCGCCGATCATCGAGGTGTCGGGCCGCACGTTCCCGGTGGAGGTGCGTTACAACCCGATCGAGGACGAGGACTCCGACCAGACGTCGGCGATCGCCGACGCGGTGGAGGAGTTGCAGGCGGAGGGGCCGGGCGACATCCTGGTGTTCCTCAGCGGCGAGCGGGAGATCCGCGACACGGCCGACGCGCTGAACAAGCTCAAGCTGCGTGGCACGGAGGTGCTGCCGCTCTACGCCAGGCTCAGTGTCGCCGAGCAGCACCGGGTGTTCGCCCCGCACGCCGGTCGCCGGGTGGTGCTGGCGACGAACGTGGCGGAGACGTCGCTGACGGTGCCGGGGATCAAGTACGTGATCGACCCGGGGACGGCGCGGATCTCCCGGTACAGCCACCGGTTGAAGGTGCAGCGCCTGCCGATCGAGGCGGTGTCGCAGGCGTCGGCGAATCAGCGCAAGGGCCGCTGCGGGCGTACGTCGGACGGCATCTGCATCCGGTTGTACTCGGAGGAGGACTTCGAGTCGCGGCCCGAGTTCACCGATCCGGAGATCCTGCGCACGAACCTGGCGTCGGTCATTTTGCAGATGACGTCGATCGGGCTGGGCGACATCGCGGCGTTCCCGTTCCTGGAGCCGCCGGATAAGCGCAACATCGCCGACGGCGTGCAGCTCCTGGAGGAGTTGGGCGCGCTCGACGGCGACGGGCTGACCCCGATGGGTCGCAAGCTCGCCCAGTTGCCGGTGGACCCGCGGTTGGCCCGGATGGTGATCGAGGCCGACAAGCACGGTTGTGTCAGCGAGGTCATGGTGATCGCCGCGGCATTGTCCATCCAGGACCCGCGCGAACGGCCGGCGGAGCACCAGATGGCGGCCACGGAGAAGCATTCCCGGTTCGTGGACAAGTCCTCGGACTTCGCGTCGTTCCTGGCGCTGTGGAAGTACCTGCTGGAGCAGCAGAAGGAGCTGTCGAGCAACCAGTTCCGCCGGATGTGCCGCACGGAGTTCCTCAACTATCTGCGGGTCCGCGAGTGGCAGGACATCTACAGCCAGCTCCGCCAGGTCGCCAAGACCCTGAACCTTCCGTTGAACACCGCGCCGGCCGCCGCGCAGGGGATCCACCTGTCCCTGCTCAGCGGCCTGTTGTCGCACATCGGGCTGTTCGACGCGGCCAAGCGGGAGTACACCGGCGCGCGGGGCGCGAAGTTCTCGATCTTCCCCGGCTCGGCGCTGTTCAAGACGCCGCCGCGCTGGGTGATGTCCGCCGAGCTGGTGGAGACGTCGAAGCTGTGGGGCCGGATCAACGCGAAGATCGAGCCCGAGTGGGTCGAGCCCCTCGCCCCGCACCTGGTGAAGCGCAGCTACTCCGAGCCGCACTGGGAGAAGAAGCAGGCTGCGGTGATGGCGTATGAGAAGGTCACGCTGTACGGCGTGCCGATCGTCGCCCAGCGCAAGGTCAACTACGGCCGGATCGCCCCGTCGGTGGCCCGGGAGTTGTTCATCCGGCACGCGCTGGTCGAGGGGGACTGGAACACCCACCACGCGTTCTTCCAGGAGAACCGCGACCTCCTTGAGGAGGTCGAGGAGCTGGAGAACCGGGCCCGCCGCCGCGACATCCTGGTCGACGACGAGACCCTGTACCAGTTCTACGGCGAGCGGGTCGCCAAGGAGTGCGTCTCCGGCCGGCACTTCGACTCGTGGTGGAAGAAGACGAAACGGGAGCAGCCCGACCTGCTCAGCTTCTCCAAGGCGATGCTGATCAACGAGGGTCGCGGGGCGCTGAGCCCCACCGACTACCCGGACGTGATCGACGGCATGGCGCTGACCTACCAGTTCGAGCCGGGGGCCGACGCCGACGGGGTCACGGTGCACGTGCCGCTGGGCCGGTTGTCGACGCTGACGGCCGGGATCTTCGACTGGCAGATCCCGGGCCTGCGCCAGGACCTGGTCACGGCCCTGATCAAGTCGCTGCCGAAGGTGGTCCGGCGCAACTTCGTGCCGGCCCCCGACTACGCCGCCGCCGCGCTCGAGCGGCTCACTCCCGGCACGGAGCCGCTGCTCGACGGCCTGGAGCGCGAGCTGCGCCGCTACAGCGGTGGGCACCAGATCGGGCGCGCCGACTGGGACCTGTCGCGGGTGCCGGACCATTTGAAGATCACGTATCGGGTACTCGACGACAAGGGCGCCACCCTCGCCGAGGGCAAGGACCTCGCGGCCCTGCAACAGCAGCTCAAGCCCAAGGTGCAACAGGAGTTGGCCACTGCGGGCAGCTCCATCGAGCGGCGCGGCGTGAGGTCGTGGGACCTGGGCGATCTGCCCCAGGTGATCCAGCGCAACCTCGGTGGCTATCCGGTGAGCGCGTACCCGGCCCTGGTGGACGCGGGCGACTCGGTGGCCGTGAAGGTCTTCGAGAATCAGGCGGAGGCGGCGGCGGCCATGGTCGTCGGTACCCGTCGGCTGTTGTTGTTGACGATCTCCTCCCCGGTGAAGCCGGTGCTGGCCCGGCTGTCCAACCAGGCGAAACTCGCCTTGTCGCGTTACCCGGGCGGGCGGGCCACCGACATGTTCGACGACTGCGCGAGCTGCGCCGTGGACGCGCTCGTCGAGCAGGCCGGCGGCCCGGCGTGGACGGCCGACGGGTTCGCCAAGCTCCGCGACCACGTGCGCGGCTCGCTGTCTGACGTCGTGTACAACGTGATCACCCATGTGCAGCTCGTGCTCGCCGCCGCGCACACCGTCGAGGGCCGGTTGAAGGCCCCGGCGGACCTCGGGGCGCTGGCCGACATGCGCCGGCAGTTGTCCGGCCTGGTCTTTCCCGGGTTCGTGGCGGCGGCCGGAGGCCGGCAGGTGCCGCACCTGCCGCGCTACCTCAAGGGCATCGAGCAGCGTCTGGACAAGCTGCCGACCAACGGGGCCCGCGACAAGCAGTGGACGGCGTCGGTGCAGGAGGTGGAGGCGGAGTACCGCCAGCTCGTCACCGAGGTGCCGCCGAGCCCGGAGCTGACCCGGATCCGGTGGATGATCGAGGAGCTGCGGGTGAGCTACTTCGCGCAGAGCCTGGGCACCGCGTACCCGGTGTCGGAGAAGCGGATCTACAAGGCGATGGACGAGCTGTAG
- a CDS encoding GNAT family N-acetyltransferase, with protein sequence MSLPPLTTDRAGLVLTELGVADADAYFELLQASRDHLGPDYAEEVAATRTEILDYFASPDDDNLHYGLRLNGTLIGRIDLNPVKPPHYVLGYWLGAGHVGHGYATAAGRAVAEYARVSLRATDLFAGVTHGNDRSVAVLRRLGFAAVATFDEYTRYQLAL encoded by the coding sequence ATGAGCCTGCCCCCGCTGACCACCGACCGCGCCGGACTGGTCCTCACCGAGCTGGGCGTGGCCGACGCCGACGCGTACTTCGAGCTACTCCAGGCCAGCCGGGACCACCTCGGGCCCGACTACGCCGAGGAGGTCGCGGCCACCCGCACCGAGATCCTCGACTACTTCGCCTCCCCCGACGACGACAACCTGCACTACGGGCTGCGCCTCAACGGCACCCTGATCGGCAGAATCGACCTCAACCCGGTCAAGCCGCCGCACTACGTCCTCGGGTACTGGCTGGGGGCCGGGCACGTCGGCCACGGGTACGCGACGGCGGCCGGCCGGGCCGTGGCGGAGTACGCCCGGGTCAGCCTGAGGGCCACCGACCTCTTCGCCGGGGTGACGCATGGCAACGACCGGAGCGTGGCGGTGTTGCGGCGACTCGGATTCGCGGCGGTCGCCACGTTCGACGAGTACACCCGCTACCAGCTGGCGTTATGA
- a CDS encoding pyridoxamine 5'-phosphate oxidase family protein — MGEKLSEITTEAELRALLGEPQPSAVGKERVTLQDTHRAWLAAATFCLVGTSDAAGNCDVSPKGDPPGFALVLDERTLAIPERPGNRRADGFLNILANPHVGLLFLVPGRSDTLRVNGRARLVSDAPFFDRMVVRGHRPALAMIVDIEQIFFHCPKAFLRGRLWRSEEWAEREAPTSAEIAKAIHRQDQSMAELEEYYGPAYAERIYDPS; from the coding sequence ATGGGGGAGAAATTGTCCGAAATCACCACGGAAGCGGAGCTACGAGCCCTCCTCGGCGAACCGCAGCCCTCCGCCGTCGGCAAGGAACGCGTCACCCTCCAGGACACCCACCGCGCCTGGCTCGCCGCGGCCACGTTCTGCCTCGTCGGCACCTCCGACGCCGCCGGCAACTGCGACGTCTCCCCCAAGGGCGACCCGCCCGGCTTCGCCCTCGTCCTGGACGAGCGCACCCTCGCCATCCCCGAACGCCCCGGCAACCGGCGCGCCGACGGATTCCTCAACATCCTGGCCAACCCGCACGTCGGGCTCCTCTTCCTGGTACCAGGCCGCTCCGACACCCTGCGCGTCAACGGCCGCGCCCGGCTGGTCAGCGACGCCCCGTTCTTCGACCGGATGGTCGTCCGGGGTCACCGGCCGGCGCTGGCCATGATCGTCGACATCGAACAGATCTTCTTCCACTGCCCGAAGGCGTTCCTGCGCGGGCGGCTGTGGCGGTCCGAGGAGTGGGCCGAGAGGGAGGCGCCCACCTCGGCGGAGATCGCCAAGGCCATCCACCGGCAGGACCAGAGCATGGCCGAGCTGGAGGAGTACTACGGGCCGGCCTACGCGGAGCGGATCTACGACCCGAGCTGA
- a CDS encoding DUF6308 family protein, translating into MTKQGKPEMTPDWSAVDDLIANREDTLDRLREYFGEVDWREKKSGYTGAWFERFDRGGDRSEVKDRFTSADMIAVSMLSIIVPARAAWLLIDDPGGTFTQLLAQIPTDIELVDVDAPGADPMSACHELWTQARRLRGVGPTTASKLLARKRPHLLPVQDSVVLAALGSPDIVWEPLRQKLRAGLHGQLVELGVEAGVPDKISALRVLDVALWMTYRPGTDSGPRA; encoded by the coding sequence GTGACCAAGCAGGGAAAACCCGAGATGACCCCGGACTGGTCCGCAGTCGATGACCTGATCGCCAATCGCGAAGACACACTTGACCGGCTCCGCGAGTACTTCGGCGAGGTCGACTGGCGGGAAAAGAAGTCCGGGTACACCGGGGCATGGTTCGAGCGCTTCGATCGTGGCGGGGACCGGTCGGAGGTCAAGGATCGCTTCACTTCGGCGGACATGATCGCGGTGTCCATGCTGTCGATCATCGTGCCCGCCCGTGCGGCCTGGCTGCTCATTGACGATCCCGGCGGTACGTTCACCCAGCTTCTTGCGCAGATCCCGACGGACATCGAACTGGTCGATGTCGACGCACCGGGTGCCGACCCGATGTCGGCGTGCCACGAGCTATGGACGCAGGCTCGACGCCTCCGCGGAGTTGGTCCTACCACTGCGTCGAAGCTCCTCGCACGCAAACGACCTCACCTACTGCCAGTTCAGGACTCTGTCGTTCTTGCGGCGCTCGGCAGTCCCGACATCGTGTGGGAACCGCTACGACAGAAACTCCGAGCAGGTCTTCACGGCCAGCTCGTGGAGCTCGGCGTCGAGGCGGGAGTTCCGGACAAGATCAGTGCCTTGCGGGTGTTGGATGTGGCCTTGTGGATGACTTACCGACCCGGAACGGACAGTGGTCCGAGGGCGTGA